The DNA segment TTCGGAAAAGTGTCGCCGCAACTCAGCAAAAAGCTCATCGCTCACGTTCGACGGAGTATCGGCCATGGCGTCTGCCATGCGCAACAATGCAGCTTGCGCCGCGGTGAAGCCATCGAGATTCCCGTCGCGAATAGTGGCGATCTCGTCATCGCTCAAGCCATACATTCTGCCACCGGCAGAATTGGCATCGATTCAGAACGGACACCCCACACGTAGCCGGTTGCACTGCAGCGAATCCCGTAGGACAACCTCACCCCCAAACACCGCGCCGCCCGCCAGCATCGACATCGCGGTCCACATTCTTGCTACTGCACGACCAGGAAAACTGGGCTCGGCGAAGCAGAGGGAACGGTGGCCGCGACCGTGTCATCGGTGGTGCGAATGACCGAGATGTTGTTGGAATCGCGGTTGGGCGTGAACACCTTGGTGCTGTCAGGGGAGGAATCGATCCAGTAGGGCGTGGTTCCCACGGGGATCGTCTTTCGAAACGCCAGGCTGATGGCGTCGAATACGGAAACTGTGCCGGCAATGGAGTTGGCAACGTAGAAGCGAGTGCCATCAGACAGGGCTGTCACAGCACGCGGACCTGCATCGGTATTCAAGGTAGTAATCAGGGTGGGAATTGTAGTTCCCGCATTAAAGACGCTCACAGTATTGGAAGCAAAATTAGCTACATAGAGGCGGGTTAAGCGCGGATCGTAAATCACCTCGGTTGCTCCGCTGCCAACATTGAGTGTGCCAATCACAGTATCTACGTTGGGATCGATCACCGAAACGGTCCCGCTTCCCTGGTTCAGTACGAACAACAGCGGGGTCGGAGACATGACAGCCCAAACTGGCGAAGAACCTACCGTGATCGTCGTTTGTATGGAGTTGTCAGAGGTATTTATGACAGTAACTGTGCCGCTATCCTTGTTGAGGCAGTAAACTTTCTTACCATCAGGCGTGATGGCTAGCGCCACCGGATTATTTCCCACAGGAACCACCGCGGTGGCCGCTTGAGTGAGCCCGAGTGAACTGAGAGCTGCCACTGTGTTGTTGCCCGCGTTGGCCACGTAGGCGCCAGTTCCGGCAGTCAACACAAACACCGGTCCCGAACCTGTCGCCAGTGCCACCGTTGAAGGATCAGTGGTTATTAAGCGCGGAGAATAGGTTGTAACCGTATCGTCCACATTATTGACTACAAACGCTAAGGATTGATCCGAACGCAGGGCAGCGTGTACAGGATTCCTTCCTACCTGACGGTTCAACACGTTGCTATCGCCTGAGACATCCAGATTGTTCGTAGTCCCAGATGCGCCTGCATTGTTGTTTACCACCACTACCGTATGAGTTTCCGCTGGGTTAGGAGTTGGCGTCAGGATTGGCAGCGCAACTGGGCGGAAAGTATCCCCACACCCGGTTAAGAGACACACCAGCAATAACAGAATCACCACCACCGCCGCCGAATTCGGCCGGTTAAGTCTGCAGGTGCAAGAAAGCAAGGAGGCCACTTCTTTGACTTTGTCCATGAACCCGAGATTGAGACTTGAATTCTTTATTCTAGTGGCTAGAGCGTTCTGGACGCAAAGACGAGACTGTTTCGCTCAAGCCTGCACTCATCTTCTTCCTACCACCAGAAGCGTGAACGAATCCGGCATAATGCTCGCACGCGGACGGGGCTGCTCAGCGCTAGGCGCGGATGTGGGTCCGAACTGCGCCGTAACCAGATAAATGTTATGTGTCTGGGGATCAAAGGCTGAGGTGCGGGCTCCGCGCGCGGTTTCAACGTTCTCCAGCACACTATATCTATCGGGAGAATCCTGATGAATCAGAGTCAGAGTGCCATCGCCATTAGAGCTGAATGCGATCTGGTTGCCGGGATCGAATCCGGTGGCATCGACGCCGGCACCGATGGGCAGGGTGCTGATCAACTTGCCGGACTCTGCATCGACGATCGCCATGAGTTTGTTGCTGCAACCGGAAAATAGCCGATGAGTCTTCACGTCGATCGCCAGGCCCGTAGGCTCCTCACAGGGTTTCAGCGGCCAGCGATTTAGCACCGTCAGCTTGCGCGCGTCCAGAACTGCAATTTCGCTCGTGCTTTCAATGTTCACATATACACGACCAGTACCATCGGCCACCGCGAATTCGGGTTTGCCACCGAGGCTGATGGTCCCGACGGGATTGCCGGAGTTGGCATCAATGGCGGTTGCATCCTGGCTGCGTCCGTTGAAGGCGAATATACGACCGGACGCTGGATCATAAGTAATGGCGTCGGGACCATCCCCGGTCTTGGCGTGAGCTGTGGTGGCAAGCGTTTTCATATCGAAGATGGCGACATTATTGGCGCGACCGCAGGAGATGAACCCTTTTCCTCTGCGATCAACCACATCAGAAAACCGCTCCCTCAGTTCTGGAACCAAAGCGATTCCATGCACTCCGGGTGTGTCCGCAATTTCGCCCAACAGCTTCCCACTGTCGGGATCGACGACCATCACTCGAGTCGCACGCGCGATGTAGAGTCTGCGGGCGCCAGCATCCAAGGTCAGATAATCCCAGCCGCCGTCGCCGCCGAGAACATATTTGTGAATTACCTGATATTTTCCAGCTGATGTGCCCTGCGCTTGACTTCTCGGCACGAAAATTCCGATGAGAGCGATCGCGCAGAAGAGCTGCAAAAATCCATAATTGACCCTTTTGGGCCATCTTGCCGCAAAGTATGAGCCCGAAGAGTGCATAATCACTCCGCTGAATCGAGAATACAAATGTCGTTTCGAAGGTCGCCCTAGGAGAACCGGCGACGATGCTCCTTGAGAATGCAATGGTCCATCACTACTAAAATGCCAGCCTGGCGAGCTTTTTCGGCGGCTGCCTCGTGGACAACGCCTTCCTGCATCCAGATCGCCGGGATCTTCAACTGAATGGCGTGTTCTACAACCTCGGGCACGAACTGAGAGCGCCGAAAGACGTTTACAATATCGATCTTCTCCGGCACCTGCAGCAATGAGGAGTAGGATCTTTCCCCCAGAACATGATCGACGTTGGGATTCACAGGAATAATGCGATAACCCTGCGTCTGCATGTAGGCGGCCACGCCGTGGCTCTCGCGAAGCGGGCTATTGGAGAGCCCAACCACGGCAATGATTTTGGCACGCCTCAGCAGCTCAGCAATGGGATCGGACCCGGGCACTCGGGACCTCCAGAACTGCCTTATTGTACAGAGGCAAAGTGGATGGAGCCAAAAAGGGCACATCACCAGCGCAGTGTAAGGAGAGACTCTATGTTGAATGCGATGAAGATTATGACTTTCGTTCCCACCCGCAACCCTGAGGCCGCACGCTCCTTCTACGAAAAGACACTGGGCCTTCGTTTCCTCAGTGATGACAAATTTGCTCTGATCTTTGATGCCAACGGGATCATACTGCGGTTGAGCCGGGTGCCGGAATTCAAGCCGGATCCCTTCACGATCCTGGGATGGGAGGTTCTCGACATTCAGACCGCGGTCGCCGAGCTGCAGACGAAGGGGGTCCAATTTGAAAAATACGGGTTTCCGGGCCAGGATGAGCACGGAATCTGGACGGCGCCCGGCGGTACCAGGGTTGCGTGGTTCAAGGATCCCGATGGCAATGTATTGTCATTGACACAATTCGTTTAACGGGCTCCAGTCTATTCTCGTTTCTTTACAGTGTTCTTTTCGCGGAACAGCTTGAGCGCCACTTTGCGCAATGTGTCTGCGACATTCTTATTGGCAGAGAGGTCCTTCAGATCCCGGACAATCAGGCTTTTAACCAGCGTAAGCGACAGGTCGAGGGGACAACGCGGGTTCGAACACAGGGCCTTCATCACCGGATAGAGCTTTATGAATTTCCGTTTTCCGGCTATACCACGAAGAACGTTCTCAGTAACATTCTTCATGGTGGCGAATTGCTCTGCTTCGGAGTCCGTTAGCTTGGGCGACTCGAGGACTGCTGAGGAAACAATCTTTGCTCCGTCGCGAATCAGGATGAAGCGATCCTCGCGGTTGCCTTTCATTGCCAATTGAACCCGCTCTCCCACAGTCAATCGCGCAATCCTCTGCAAGTTGGACAAGCGCTGGGGTTCCACCTGCGATTTGGCCTGCGTATGCCTGGCCGCAACCGATTGCTGGATCTCTCGCGTCTCGTCGTCCGTTAAATCGGTCAACTCAAACGGCTTCGCCTCTGCCTCTGCGATCTCCGCCGCATGTTCGGCATGAAAACGCGCGATCTCGCTTTCGATCTGGAGAATATCGGTTTCGCTGTCATCAATGCTTGGAATGGACAAGGGAGCAGTTTGGATTTCGAGGGGAGAACTGGGTTTGTCGAATTGTGCGAGCATCTGCTCAACCTGCTCACTTTCAGCGGGCAGCAGGTGATGATTAAGACTCAACGTTCTCAGCACCTTCTCAAGGCCGAGGGCACGCTGGCTGGCAAGAAGGAGGCTGAGCGTCTCGCGGGACTTGCTCTCCGCCAGTTCTACGAGACGGGCTTCGGGTACTGCGGGATTTGCCAACAAGGAGGGCAGCAGCTTGGGACGAATATTGGACGGTGAACTCAAGTATTCCAGGACTTCGGCGGGAGTGGCAGGATCCTGGCTGGCGCGGATCAGCGAATTCTCGTCCCATCCGGCAAGCGTAAATTGCGCCTGCTCGCCAAAAATGGGATGCTGTGCCAGGCACACCAGAATTTCCAGCGTTTCCGATTCTGGGATTGCGAGGGCTCCAAGCGCCGCGGAACGCATCATGTTGGCAGGGACAGCCGAGCGCCTGATCAGTTCAATCAACCGCGACAAGCCAATTCTCCCAGCGTGCCAGAAAGCTGCTCCAGCTTTGCGACTACGCCTTCCAGTTCGTCAAGGATGCGGCCATATCCCGCTTCCAATCGGTGATTTGAACCTTTACGGCTCTGCGCTTCGCGAAATGCCTCCACGATCGTCCGATAGTACCAGAGTGTGCCTTTCTTCTTGCCGCTGAAGCGTTCCCAGACGCTGTCGCCCAGGCGGCGGAAGTCGGACAATATCGTGCGCGCATTATGCAACTTGTCAGCGGCGGAAACAAAGCAGACGTCGCTGTCCGCCAGCTTGCGGACGTGCTCGATGTATTGGCGCTTGCGCTCCAACCAGGGCGGTTTAGGTGACTGATCGCTATCCGTGCAGCCGTCCACGATGTGGGCCACCCGCGCACCGAACTTCTGTCGGATCTCCTCCAGTCTGGGCTTTCCGCCTTGATCCTCTACCGCGTCGTGAAGCAGGGCGGCAATGGCCATATCCTCGTCGCCGCCTGCCTCTATAACCAGCGACGCCACCCCCAGCAGGTGCCCCACGTAAGGAATGTTGGCGTTGCCCTTACGCTTCTGGTTGCGATGCAGCTCGGCAGCATAGGAAAGCGCGTCTTCGAAACGTCGGGTAAATGTTGGATTCGATGATGCTGCCACTAATTCATTGCTCATTATTGCCAACTCGACTCTACCTCGGGAACTGGTGCGCATTCGCCCAGCTTTCTCCTTCCCTCTAGGCAGGGGCTGACACCCCGGCCTGACCCTCACCCCGCCGCATCAGGAGATAAGCACGAATGAATGGCTGCAAGTCGCCGTCCAGCACGCGATCCACGTCACCTATCTCCACCTTGGTGCGATGATCCTTCACCAGCCGGTAGGGAGCAAGGACATAGGAGCGAATCTGGGAACCAAAGTCTATGTCTAGTTTGGACTCCTCGATCTTCTTGCTTTCCGCCCGCTTCTTCTCCATCTCATATTCATAGAGTTTCGAGCGCAAGATGCTCATCGCGCGATCGCGATTTTTGTGTTGTGAGCGCTCGTTCTGGCAACTTACCACTATGCCCGTGGGCAGATGGGTGATGCGCACAGCGGAATCCGTGGTGTTTACGTGCTGTCCGCCGCGGCCTCCCGAACGATAAGTATCTACCCGCAAATCCTCCGGCTTAATCACAACTTCCACGCTTTCGTCGATTTCAGGGGAGACGAACACGCTGGCAAATGAAGTGTGGCGCCGCTTGGCCTGATCGAATGGCGAAATTCGCACTAGGCGATGCACGCCAATCTCGCTGCTCAGAAGCCCGTAGGCATACTCGCCCGAGATGGTGAAGGTGGCTGATTTAAGCCCCGCCTCTTCGCCGGGCTGATAATCATTCACGACCGCTTCGAATCCCTGTCGCTCAGCCCAGCGCAGATACATGCGCAGCAGCATGTCGGCCCAGTCCTGCGACTCTGTGCCGCCGGCCCCTGGGTGAATGGTCACGATTGCGTTCAGAGCGTCGTTAGGACCGGAAAGCAGCGTTTCGGTCTCCAGCCGATCCACTAGCGTTCGCAGGGCGTCGATCTCTCGCTTGAGATCTTCGTCAACCTGCTCGCCTTCGTGCGCGAGCTCAAAATATGTGCTGATTTCTCCATCGCGGCGCGCTAATTCTGCCTCAGTCGAGACAATGTCTGTGAGGCGCTTCCGTTCGCGCATCAGACTCTGCGATTTCTGGGGATTGGACCAGATCGCCGGATCGGCAATCTGTTTTTCGAGTTCGCTTAGCTGGCGGTGGGCTTGGGTCGGGTCAAAGATACTCCCGCAGATCGCGCACTTTCTCCCGAAGGAGGGTATATTCCTGTTCCAGTTCCTCTACCATCAATTCACCACTTTTCTACGGAATGCGGGGCGCAAAAAAAGCATCCCCAAAGAAATTATCGCACACAGGTACGGGAACCAATCGCCATAGCGAGTGTAGAGCGTGGTGCCGGTTTCAACACCGTAGGGGACATCAATTGCGAGCCGTGAATCGCGTCGTGCCTGCGCTACCACACGACCATAA comes from the Terriglobales bacterium genome and includes:
- a CDS encoding YncE family protein produces the protein MDKVKEVASLLSCTCRLNRPNSAAVVVILLLLVCLLTGCGDTFRPVALPILTPTPNPAETHTVVVVNNNAGASGTTNNLDVSGDSNVLNRQVGRNPVHAALRSDQSLAFVVNNVDDTVTTYSPRLITTDPSTVALATGSGPVFVLTAGTGAYVANAGNNTVAALSSLGLTQAATAVVPVGNNPVALAITPDGKKVYCLNKDSGTVTVINTSDNSIQTTITVGSSPVWAVMSPTPLLFVLNQGSGTVSVIDPNVDTVIGTLNVGSGATEVIYDPRLTRLYVANFASNTVSVFNAGTTIPTLITTLNTDAGPRAVTALSDGTRFYVANSIAGTVSVFDAISLAFRKTIPVGTTPYWIDSSPDSTKVFTPNRDSNNISVIRTTDDTVAATVPSASPSPVFLVVQ
- a CDS encoding YncE family protein, with translation MPRSQAQGTSAGKYQVIHKYVLGGDGGWDYLTLDAGARRLYIARATRVMVVDPDSGKLLGEIADTPGVHGIALVPELRERFSDVVDRRGKGFISCGRANNVAIFDMKTLATTAHAKTGDGPDAITYDPASGRIFAFNGRSQDATAIDANSGNPVGTISLGGKPEFAVADGTGRVYVNIESTSEIAVLDARKLTVLNRWPLKPCEEPTGLAIDVKTHRLFSGCSNKLMAIVDAESGKLISTLPIGAGVDATGFDPGNQIAFSSNGDGTLTLIHQDSPDRYSVLENVETARGARTSAFDPQTHNIYLVTAQFGPTSAPSAEQPRPRASIMPDSFTLLVVGRR
- a CDS encoding CoA-binding protein produces the protein MPGSDPIAELLRRAKIIAVVGLSNSPLRESHGVAAYMQTQGYRIIPVNPNVDHVLGERSYSSLLQVPEKIDIVNVFRRSQFVPEVVEHAIQLKIPAIWMQEGVVHEAAAEKARQAGILVVMDHCILKEHRRRFS
- a CDS encoding VOC family protein, which gives rise to MLNAMKIMTFVPTRNPEAARSFYEKTLGLRFLSDDKFALIFDANGIILRLSRVPEFKPDPFTILGWEVLDIQTAVAELQTKGVQFEKYGFPGQDEHGIWTAPGGTRVAWFKDPDGNVLSLTQFV
- a CDS encoding HD domain-containing protein, whose amino-acid sequence is MSNELVAASSNPTFTRRFEDALSYAAELHRNQKRKGNANIPYVGHLLGVASLVIEAGGDEDMAIAALLHDAVEDQGGKPRLEEIRQKFGARVAHIVDGCTDSDQSPKPPWLERKRQYIEHVRKLADSDVCFVSAADKLHNARTILSDFRRLGDSVWERFSGKKKGTLWYYRTIVEAFREAQSRKGSNHRLEAGYGRILDELEGVVAKLEQLSGTLGELACRG
- the prfB gene encoding peptide chain release factor 2 (programmed frameshift) — protein: MVEELEQEYTLLREKVRDLREYLDPTQAHRQLSELEKQIADPAIWSNPQKSQSLMRERKRLTDIVSTEAELARRDGEISTYFELAHEGEQVDEDLKREIDALRTLVDRLETETLLSGPNDALNAIVTIHPGAGGTESQDWADMLLRMYLRWAERQGFEAVVNDYQPGEEAGLKSATFTISGEYAYGLLSSEIGVHRLVRISPFDQAKRRHTSFASVFVSPEIDESVEVVIKPEDLRVDTYRSGGRGGQHVNTTDSAVRITHLPTGIVVSCQNERSQHKNRDRAMSILRSKLYEYEMEKKRAESKKIEESKLDIDFGSQIRSYVLAPYRLVKDHRTKVEIGDVDRVLDGDLQPFIRAYLLMRRGEGQAGVSAPA